The window TTTCCGCCAGCAGAAACCTGGCAAGTAGTCCCTCGAGGAGGACAGATGTTCGGCAACAGCAAAAAGAAGGCGCCGCAGGTGTCGGTGGACAAGTTCTCCAGCCTGCTGTCGGGCAATGTCTCATTGGTAGGGGACTTGCAGTTCGAGGATGGCCTGAAGATCCTCGGTACCGTGAGGGGCAATGTCAGCCACAAACCGGGCGCGGCTAGCTTGCTGGCGCTGAGTGCGGAGGGGCGGATCGAGGGCAACGTGAGCAGTTACGACGCCCTGATCGACGGTACCATCATCGGCGACCTCCATGTCGAGCATCTGCTGGAGCTGCACTCCAATGCCCGTGTCGTCGGCAACATCCAGTACCGCCAGCTGAGCATGGAGAATGGCGCCACCGTGGATGGCAAGCTGACCCGCCTGGCCGATGGCGAAGCCCCCAAGCCGCTGGAGCTGCCCGCGCCGGTGCGCGAAGAGGC of the Pseudomonas sp. PSE14 genome contains:
- a CDS encoding polymer-forming cytoskeletal protein, with protein sequence MFGNSKKKAPQVSVDKFSSLLSGNVSLVGDLQFEDGLKILGTVRGNVSHKPGAASLLALSAEGRIEGNVSSYDALIDGTIIGDLHVEHLLELHSNARVVGNIQYRQLSMENGATVDGKLTRLADGEAPKPLELPAPVREEAAEA